Below is a window of Virgibacillus sp. NKC19-3 DNA.
TTTCCTTTAAATATTTTGATTCACGTACGGTAAAGGATAATTCTCTACTGTTTATTTCCTCCAGCACGGCACCTCCATGCACACGTGTCAAAAAGCCTTGTTTTTCCAAGAACTCCAAATCTCTTCGTATTGTCTCAAATGATACATGAAAATAATTCATTAAATGAGATACTTTAACCGACTTATCCTTTCTAACCATCTTAACAATTTCGTTATGTCTCTCTTTGGCAAACAACAGCGACACCTCTTTGGAAAAGTAATGATGTTACAAGTAATACGATTAAATACAACTAAATGCAACTTATACACATTGTATACCATCCATTTATATTTTTCATCCCTTATGGAATTTTTTCATTAAAATGTAAAGAATATTTCAATATGGGGGAAAGGAGAACTTACGTGAAGAAATAGAAGAAGATGCGGGGTTACCAGAAGACCACGACGAATGGCTGAGTAAGATTGGCGGGAATCTAGCTGATATATCACAACCATAGGTGAACATTTACCCTAAATATGGTTATGATTCCTATGATCCACTTACGAAACTCCATGTGGATGACTGGCACTGTTTCCCGGTAGTAGCTACCGCTATATATTTTATCATCAATGGGAAAAGGAGACTGGGACAAAAGTGTTTTTAACAAATAAATTCCGAACATATATCGCTTCTAAAAATATACTTCGCGCACCTTAGGGCGGCTGGTGAGCCCCCTTGTGCGCTTCGTGTTGCAAGTGACTTCGAGGGGCAGCACTCCTCGCAAAAAAGATTGCTATTGCACTTCGGTGTCTCACCTATGCCTTCCCTCCCGTTGGAGTCTCCGCATATTTCCTACGCTAAGTTTGATAATGTTCGTCTTTTTTATTAAACACGTTTGTTTTGTCCCAGCCTCATGATTATTCATTGTTCTTACATTGTCTCGCATACAGTAATAGCTACAAGCCCAATAATAAAAATTCAAGCTCTAGCCCTTCTCAAAATACGCTAAAATCCCATCTACGATTCTTTGCGATGCATGACCGTCCCCATACGGATTTGACGCTTTTGCCATTTTCTCATATGCTTCGTCATCTGAAAGAAGTTCGTTTGCTAAATGAAAGATGTCTTCTTCATTCGTTCCAGCTAATTTTAATGTACCAGCATCCACTCCCTCAGGACGCTCTGTCGTATCCCGTAAAACCAATACCGGTACACCTAGTGATGGCGCCTCTTCTTGCACGCCTCCGGAATCCGTTAAAATAATATGCGCTTGAGCTGCAAAATTGTGAAAATCTACAGCACCCAATGGATCAATTAACGTAACTTTTTCATTATCACCTAATATGTTGTTGGCTGCTTGTTGTACAACCGGATTTAGATGAACAGGATAAATGACTTGAATATCCTCGTGCTCCTGGGTTAAACGTTTGATTGCGCGGAATATTTGATTCATGTTCTGCCCCAAGTTCTCACGTCGATGTGCCGTCATGAGAACCAAGCGCTTATCGCCTAATTCATCCAGAACCCGACTGGAATATGTATCCGTAATTGTTGTGTTTAATGCATCAATTGCTGTATTACCAGTTACATAAATCGTTTCTTCGGCTTTATTTTCATTTAAAAGGTTTTGCTTCGCTTTATCTGTTGGGGCAAAATGCAAGTCCGCAATGACACCTGTTAGTTGCCTATTCATCTCTTCTGGATAAGGGGAGTATTTATTCCATGTACGCAGCCCCGCTTCCACATGACCAACGATAATCTGATTATAGAAGGCAGCAAGTGAAGCGGCAAACGTTGTACTTGTATCACCGTGGACCAGTACAACATCCGGTTTTGTTTCTTTCATTATTTCATCAAGGCCGTTTAACGTACGATTCGTAATTTGAGCCAGGGTTTGATTTTGTTTCATAATGTCCAAATCATAATCCGGTTTTATACGAAAGATATCCAAGACTTGATCAAGCATTTCACGATGCTGTGCAGTCACTGTAACAATGGATTCAAATCGCTCGGATCGTTTGTTTAATTCTTTGACAAGTGGAGCCATTTTAATTGCTTCAGGTCTTGTGCCAAATACAGTCATTACTTTGATTCGTTTGATGTTCCTCACTCCCTTGCTTTTAGGTTAGAGAACAGTTTTTCTCAAGTCTATATACAGTGTAATGAATGCAAAGAACCAATGTCAATTTCTTACTAATTATAAACATTTTAATTATTTCAAGCGATTTTTAATTTTTTTAAGATAATTAGACAAAATATATGGTAAAACGTCAGGAAAGATGAATAACTAACGAATATTTATGATATCAATGTGAGATGGAACTCTGATTGGGTGATAAGATGACAGCAGTTAGTAAAGATGTAAAAATCAGTAACCTAAAAGGGATATTAATATTTTTAGTAGTTTTTGGCCATTTAATTGAAATATACAAAGATGATTACTTCGAGTTATTTGTTTTTATTTATGCTTTTCATATGCCGCTATTTATCTTCATTAGCGGATATTTAGCGAAACGAATGCGTATTAGTAAAGTTGTCAACTTCATTCTGCTTTATTTGATATTTCAAACATTTTTCAATTGGGTGTTGCACTTAACCGGGGATTATCCAAACCTACAATTTACATACGGAGAACCACATTTTCATTTATGGTATATTGTCAGTATGGGGTTTTGGTATGGTATTATTTTAATAATTACGAAACTCAATTTGAATACAGCAGGAAAATGGATAACGTTTATCATTATCTTTATCATTGGCTTTATGTCACGCTGGTATACAGATGACGTTGTCGATTTCGTACAAAAATACTATGGAAACTTTTCATCTTATACACTAAGCTATCAAAGAACTTTATCATTTTTGCCTTTCTTTTTCTTGGGATATTTTATGAATAAACAATGGCTCTCATCTATTTATCATTCTTTAAATCATAGAATTACTACAATCATGTTATTGATTATCACAATGCTTTTTACATTTTTGTATGTACAAAATGCTGATGGGTTTGAGTCTATTTTTAGAGGGAGTCATGGTATTAACAAATTCCTTGACGATAACGATGGTTTTTCAATGTATTTTCCAAAAATCATCTTTTCTTATGCTCTATCTTTTTGGCTATGCTACTTAATCATAAACTTAATACCAAATAAAGCAAGTATTTTTACAAAGTGGGGAGACAACTCATTAACTATATTTTTGTTTCACCCTATTATTGTTTTTGTTATACGTAGCACGGAATATATGACAGAGTGGGAACCAGATACAAAACTCATTGCTTTCTTGTTGGTAACGATTATTGTCACGTTTATATTGGGGTCTAACTTTTTTGAGAGGGCGACAAGATATATGTGTAATCCGTATTACTTTATTAAAAAGGTAATGAATAAATAAAATTTTCATGTGGCATAAACACTCCGAACTTTCATACTCGAAGTAAATAAAAAGAAAACCGCACCTTATTATCACATAATCAAGGTGCGGTAGAAAAAGCTATTTATAGGATGGTATATCTAAATACATTAAGGATAAGTCGAATTGTTGATAAAGATTATACATCGTGTCTATTTGTTTAGAAGCCCATCCGATATCTGTAGCATACTGATGAGACGCTTGACCATTTAAATCCATGCTTTCTGGATTCCAACGCATTTTGTAAATTGTGTTTTGACCAGACTTCACATAATTATTCCCAATAAATTTGGCACCACCCACAATTGCTTTGCGAGGTGTTGTCCAACCTTCATCATATGCCCTTTTTGCGCCACATTCTACGGCACAACCATCAAATGCTCCGACTCCATACATATTATAGACAGTTGTTCCGTTATACTTGACTCCTTGGGCTAGCTCGGATGTTCCGTTTCCAGTCTCCAGTAAAGAATGAGAGATCAAGTAAAGGTCATTCATATTATTTTTTTCACCTGCATCAATAAATGCTTGAGCTTGACCTTGTAGTGTTCCTTTTCCCTTTAAATACTTGTTTATTTCCTTAGCTGGTGTAGCACTTGGCTTTGTGAGATCAAGGAACTGAAAAATTTGTCTCGAATCATTTATGAAATT
It encodes the following:
- a CDS encoding acyltransferase family protein, which encodes MGDKMTAVSKDVKISNLKGILIFLVVFGHLIEIYKDDYFELFVFIYAFHMPLFIFISGYLAKRMRISKVVNFILLYLIFQTFFNWVLHLTGDYPNLQFTYGEPHFHLWYIVSMGFWYGIILIITKLNLNTAGKWITFIIIFIIGFMSRWYTDDVVDFVQKYYGNFSSYTLSYQRTLSFLPFFFLGYFMNKQWLSSIYHSLNHRITTIMLLIITMLFTFLYVQNADGFESIFRGSHGINKFLDDNDGFSMYFPKIIFSYALSFWLCYLIINLIPNKASIFTKWGDNSLTIFLFHPIIVFVIRSTEYMTEWEPDTKLIAFLLVTIIVTFILGSNFFERATRYMCNPYYFIKKVMNK
- the wecB gene encoding non-hydrolyzing UDP-N-acetylglucosamine 2-epimerase, with product MTVFGTRPEAIKMAPLVKELNKRSERFESIVTVTAQHREMLDQVLDIFRIKPDYDLDIMKQNQTLAQITNRTLNGLDEIMKETKPDVVLVHGDTSTTFAASLAAFYNQIIVGHVEAGLRTWNKYSPYPEEMNRQLTGVIADLHFAPTDKAKQNLLNENKAEETIYVTGNTAIDALNTTITDTYSSRVLDELGDKRLVLMTAHRRENLGQNMNQIFRAIKRLTQEHEDIQVIYPVHLNPVVQQAANNILGDNEKVTLIDPLGAVDFHNFAAQAHIILTDSGGVQEEAPSLGVPVLVLRDTTERPEGVDAGTLKLAGTNEEDIFHLANELLSDDEAYEKMAKASNPYGDGHASQRIVDGILAYFEKG